TTCAGGAATAGAGTTATCACCATATTGCCAGAATCCACCATCAAGGGCATCCATATATTCAGCTTTACCAGCTACAATCCCAATCGGTAAGCCGCCACCAACCACTTTGCCGTAAGTTGCCATATCAGCTTGGATATTGAAATAAGCTTGAGCGCCACCTGGGTGAACACGGAAGCCAGTCACAACTTCATCAAAGATGTATGCAGTTCCAGATTGCTCAGTTAAAGTCCGCAAATCTTGCAAAAACTCTTTGGGTTGAAGGTTTGGATCACGGCTGCGAACTGGCTCCACTAAAATTGCGGCTAAATCATCGGCGCGATCGCGCAGAATCTGTAAAGACTCAGGCGTGTTGTAATCCAATACCAGTAGATTCTCAAACATGCAGGGCAAAATCCCAGGAGCTGCGGGCAAAGTTTTTAGCTTGGGTCCTTGGCGGTAAAGCACCTCGTCAAACGTACCGTGATAATCCCCAGCAAAGGTAGCCACGAGATCGCGTCCCGTAACTGTCCGAGCTAGACGTAAGGTTGCCATTACCGCTTCCGACCCCGTGTTACAAAATGCTACTCGTTCCATGCCTGTAAATTCGGCAACAAGCTTAGCAACTTTACCTGCTAGGGGAGTTTGGGGCCCAATTTCAATACCCTTATCTAGCTGTGCTTTTACGGCTTCTGTCACGAAATCTGGTGACCAACCAAAGAAATTCAAGCCAAAGCCATTGGTGATATCCACATATTCGTTACCATCGACATCCCAGAGCTTGGAACCAGATGCGCGATCGGTGACAATCGGATAAACCATTTCTTTAAACAATGGTGTAAATCCTGAAACTGTGCGTGGATCAGCTAGGTATTTGCGATGCTCCTGTGTCTGCCGTTTTGATTCTTGAGTCCGAGCGATATAACGAGCAATGATGCGATCAAGAGCTTTTTGCTGTTCCGATGTTAACGCGGCAGTGACCGACTTTTCAATCTTAGCTCCAGGACCAAAGTTTTTGCGTGGTTTAGGTTCCTCTGCTTCAGTAACCGTTACAACTTCTGCCTTGATTGGCGCAGCAGCAGGTGCAGGCTGAGTTGGAGGTGCTGCTGGAGGTGCTGGAGGTGCAACCGTCTGAACTACAGGTGCAGCGATCGCAGGACTAATCGTTCCACCTGTTTGACTTAGTAGCTGCAATTGTTGCGCCATAATTTGCAGTTGCTGAGCCACCACAGATTGCATCGTACCAGCCATTTCAGGGCTTAGTGAAGGCAGTACAATGCCATTGTTTTGATTGCCATTGGCAGGATGAGGTTGTCCGACAAAATTAGACATGGCTGGAGGATGGGTAGAGATCGATATGGGATTAGCAACTAAAGTTTCAGCAGCAGGTGCAGGTACAGCAGGGGACGCAGGGGTAGAGACAACTTCTACTGGAGTTGCTGCGATAGAGGCGGGAGCAGGGAATGCATCAGGGGGAAGCGATCGCAGTACAAAGTCAGACAACGTATCGAGATTGGGATAATCTTCTAATAAATGTCGAAAAGTGATTTTAACCTTGAACTTCTTTTTCAAAGCCATGGCAACTTGGGTGAGAGAAAGAGAATCCAATCCCATTTCCAAGAATGTCGTTGTGCCATCATTACCATCAATTTCTAGCCCTGAGGTGGTTTCTAGAACTTCTTGAAGTTGGGGGATAAGTTGTTGCTTACGAGCTTCAGTCATAATATGCGCTTGCACCTCTATATTAGGGGTAGGATTGGGTTGTAAAGATGGGATGGGTGGGAGTGATTGAATTTCGACGGTGGGCTGAATTGGGATTGGTTCAGCAGGTGGGGGCAGGGGAAGCGTTGGTTCAATCGAAGGTTTCGGATCGATCCAATAGCGCTTGCGCTCAAATGGATATGTGGGTAGTGGGATGCGATGTCGGTATTCATCAGCATAAAACTTGGCTCTGTCAAGATCAATCCCAGCCAGCCAAAGTTGCCCGATCGCCTGCAATATGGCAACCCATTCGGCATCATTATCGGTGGTGCTACCCAAGGAGGAAATCGCAATTTGACGTTTGATGTCTTTTGCCTGTTGTCGCGCTAATGTTGCGGTTGTGGTACGAGGACCGACTTCAAGTAAAACCCTTGCAGGCTGCTCCCATAGCTTTTTAGCACCCTCTGCAAACCGAACGGTAGCGCGTAAATGGCTAGCCCAATACATGGGGTCAGTAGCTTGAGCATCGGTGATCCATTCTGTTGTTACCGTTGACACAAAAGGAATTTTGGGTGGCGATAACTGAACAGTTTTGACCATTTCAGCAAATGGCTCAATAATTGGGTCCATCATTGGCGAGTGGAAAGCGTGGGAGGTATGTAATGTGCGACAAACAATCTCCTCGGCTTCCAGTTGTTGCTGCAAGTTATTAACTACCTCAGTTGGTCCCGCCACAACACAAAGCGAAGCCCCATTTACCGCCGCGATCGCTAGGTCATCACTCAGACGCTTTTGCAACACCTCTGCGGGTAAGCGCACTGAGAGCATGGAGCCACTGGGCAATGCGCCCATCATCCTTGCGCGAGTCGCAACGAGTTTTAGCCCATCCTCTAGAGAAAACACACCCGATAAACAGGCGGCAACAAATTCGCCAATGCTATGTCCAATCATCGCTGCGGGGCGAACACCCCAACTTTGCCAGAGAATCGCCAAAGCATATTCAATCGTGAATAATGCTGGTTGAGTGTATTGAGTCTGCCGCAATAAAGCTGTGGCGGCTTCATCATTACCATCGTTGCTTTGGGGTGGATAGATGACTTGCTGGAGATCTCGATCTAGCAAAGGACGGAGAATCTCCGCACAGCGATTAACAGCATCCCGAAATACGATTTCATGCTCATAGAAATACTTGCCCATGTTGAGGTACTGTGAACCCTGTCCAGGAAACATAAACACCACATCTGGGTTACGAATTTCACTTAGTCTTGTGGCACTGCGATTCACATCAAGAGATTCTAATATCGCGATCGCATCTAAGCGATCGCGACAAACGACGAAGCGACGATGATTGTAAGCTTTTCTGCCATGATCTAGGGTATAAGCTACATCGGCTAAGTTCGCTTCAAGATTGTGAGTGAAGTATTCCTTGAGGTTTGTCGTGGTCTGCTCCAGAGCAGTACTAGTTTTTGCCGACAACCGCAATAATTGAAAGGGACGAGAAGGACTAGAGACTTCCACTGATGGGGCTTCTTCTAACACGACATGGGCATTTGTGCCGCCCACGCCAAAGGAACTTACACCAGCCCTGCGAGGTGTCTCACCAGCCGCCCAATCAACGAGTTTGTTATTGACATAGAAAGGACTATTCGCGAAGTCAATTTCTGGATTAGGGGATTCAAAGTTGAGGCTAGGTGGAATTTTTTTGTAATAGAGAGCTAGGGCAGTTTTGATCAGTCCTGTCACTCCCGCCGCAGCAACTAAATGCCCAAAGTTACTTTTAACTGAACCGATCGCACAGAATTGGGTCGCATCGGTCTGAGTACGAAAAGCCTGAGTTAGAGCTTCAACTTCGATGGGATCACCCAATGGAGTTGCCGTCCCATGAGTCTCGATATAAGAGATGGTTTCAGGGTGGATACCAGCCGAAGCTTGCGCCATAGTAATTGCTCCCGCCTGTCCGTTGACACTTGGTGCAGTGAAGCTCACCTTATCCGTACCATCATTGTTCATACCTACGCCTTTAATTACAGCGTAGATGCGATCGCCATCATCTAAGGCTTCTTCCAATCTCTTCAGTATGACAATACCCGCACCACTGTTAAACATGGTTCCTTGAGCATTGGCATCAAAGGGACGGCAACGCCCATCAGGGGAGAGCATACTACCTTCTTGGTAGAGATAGCCTCGATTTTGGGGTGTGGTAATGGAAATACCCCCCGCTAGGGCAATATCACATTGATTACTCATTAATCCCTGAAATGCTTGGATTATCGCAACTAGAGAGGTTGAGCAGGCGGTATTAATACTAAGACTAGGACCAGTTAGCCCCAATTTGTAGGAGGTACGCGTAGTTACAAAGTCCTTCTCGTTCGCTAGCATCGTCTGAAACTCACCCAGTCGGTTGATTATTTCAGGACGACCGCAGATGTGATGCTCAAAGTATGTATTTTGACCAGAACCAGCATATAACCCGATCGCACCATCGTAGGATTCAGGCATATAGCCCGCATTTTCCAAAGCTGTATAAGCTAACTCTAGAAATACTCTTGCCTGTGGGTCAAGAACTTCGGCTTCTCTGGGACTAATTCCAAAGAAACTTGCTTCAAAGGTTTCGGCTCCATCAATGATGCCTCTTACACGAACATAGTTAGGGTCAGTACGTAATTCGACATCAACACTTGGATCGATTTCTGCATCAGTAAAAGTAGTGCAGGACTCTATCCCATTACAGAGATTTTGCCACAGGGCTTCGACAGTATCCGCGCCTGGGAAACGCCCAACCATACCAATAATTGCGATGCCATCAGAGTTAATCTTTGGTGCTTTTTGGAGAAGGCGATCGCGTTGTTTATTTTTTTGTTGTGGTTGCTCTAACTGTTTGTGTTCTTCGCGATCGAGGTACTGGGCAAATGTGCGAATGGTGGGATATTGATAAAGCTTAACAGCACGGAATTCAGAACCTAGCTGTTTTTGGACTCTAGTAACCATCTGTAAGCCCAGCAGCGAAGTGCCGCCGATGTCAAAGAAATTGTCTTCAATCCCAACCTGTTCTAATCCCAGAACACCACACCAGATTTCGGCAAGTATCCGTTCTTTAGGGCTATTGGGTGCAATAAAGTTATCCCCAACTCCTATAGAGACAGGTGCTGGTAAAGCACGACGATCCGCTTTCCCATTAGGCGTAAGTGGGATTTTGTCTAAGACGATAATCGCCGCAGGAATCATGTAATCAGCTAATTGATCTTGCAAATAAGACTTAATTAGATTGATGTTGGGTGATTGCTCAGATTTTGGTGTTATGTAAGCAACCAGCCGCTTACTGCCCACAATGTCCTCACGCACAATCACTACAGCATCCCGCACGCTTTCATGATGGCTTAAAGCTGCCTCAATTTCACCTAATTCAATACGGAACCCACGAATTTTTACTTGATTATCAAGCCTTTCAACAAACTCAATCGTGCCATCTGGCAGCCATCGTACTCGATCGCCTGTTTTATAGAGCCGTTTTGGAGAATCAGCACTAAATGGATCGGGAATAAATTTCTCAGCAGTTAGATCGGGAC
This genomic stretch from Pseudanabaena galeata CCNP1313 harbors:
- a CDS encoding non-ribosomal peptide synthetase/type I polyketide synthase, translating into MEMDVEYTESILKSPFTSQEHFWKQFLKGFNASTFLFGDSIKSKDYLSVFDYQEVSTCLNESSTSIFNRFIQEQNLEVSSVLQGGWALLLHHYSGEDDIIFGFQTAQTSLIASDKESKSQLIPIRIKIEPDKLVVPWLLQVQEYWKITQTYSQVSLNQIQAWSDIPSDISMFETGIIFGNLEQAIALSDLPITIGIKIEPQLTLLIRYDRNRFQEAAINRLLGHLQTLIESLVTNPEQKLASLPMLTTAERHQILIEWNNTQVTYPSDQTIHQIFAEQVAKSPDKIALILPSLNAEDPIRLTYKELDRRANILACELQRLGVGSETFVAMCIERSIETIVAIIGILKAGGVYVPLDPAYPQERLAFMLEDTQAPVLITQSHLRDRLPPTQSHIICLETDWGKEITESIPEATKVNADSLAYINYTSGSTGRPKGVAIPHRAVSRLVFGTSFTELDGNQTLLQLAPISFDAATLEIWGALLHGGCCVLFPSDGIPDPQDLKTVIQTYGVTTMWLTAALFNTIIAESPESLLGVKELLTGGEALSPSFIRLAQKHLPETQLINGYGPTENTTFTCCYRIPRPLGDQVTSVPIGRPIANTQVYILDTHGEPVPIGVLGELHVGGAGLAREYINRPDLTAEKFIPDPFSADSPKRLYKTGDRVRWLPDGTIEFVERLDNQVKIRGFRIELGEIEAALSHHESVRDAVVIVREDIVGSKRLVAYITPKSEQSPNINLIKSYLQDQLADYMIPAAIIVLDKIPLTPNGKADRRALPAPVSIGVGDNFIAPNSPKERILAEIWCGVLGLEQVGIEDNFFDIGGTSLLGLQMVTRVQKQLGSEFRAVKLYQYPTIRTFAQYLDREEHKQLEQPQQKNKQRDRLLQKAPKINSDGIAIIGMVGRFPGADTVEALWQNLCNGIESCTTFTDAEIDPSVDVELRTDPNYVRVRGIIDGAETFEASFFGISPREAEVLDPQARVFLELAYTALENAGYMPESYDGAIGLYAGSGQNTYFEHHICGRPEIINRLGEFQTMLANEKDFVTTRTSYKLGLTGPSLSINTACSTSLVAIIQAFQGLMSNQCDIALAGGISITTPQNRGYLYQEGSMLSPDGRCRPFDANAQGTMFNSGAGIVILKRLEEALDDGDRIYAVIKGVGMNNDGTDKVSFTAPSVNGQAGAITMAQASAGIHPETISYIETHGTATPLGDPIEVEALTQAFRTQTDATQFCAIGSVKSNFGHLVAAAGVTGLIKTALALYYKKIPPSLNFESPNPEIDFANSPFYVNNKLVDWAAGETPRRAGVSSFGVGGTNAHVVLEEAPSVEVSSPSRPFQLLRLSAKTSTALEQTTTNLKEYFTHNLEANLADVAYTLDHGRKAYNHRRFVVCRDRLDAIAILESLDVNRSATRLSEIRNPDVVFMFPGQGSQYLNMGKYFYEHEIVFRDAVNRCAEILRPLLDRDLQQVIYPPQSNDGNDEAATALLRQTQYTQPALFTIEYALAILWQSWGVRPAAMIGHSIGEFVAACLSGVFSLEDGLKLVATRARMMGALPSGSMLSVRLPAEVLQKRLSDDLAIAAVNGASLCVVAGPTEVVNNLQQQLEAEEIVCRTLHTSHAFHSPMMDPIIEPFAEMVKTVQLSPPKIPFVSTVTTEWITDAQATDPMYWASHLRATVRFAEGAKKLWEQPARVLLEVGPRTTTATLARQQAKDIKRQIAISSLGSTTDNDAEWVAILQAIGQLWLAGIDLDRAKFYADEYRHRIPLPTYPFERKRYWIDPKPSIEPTLPLPPPAEPIPIQPTVEIQSLPPIPSLQPNPTPNIEVQAHIMTEARKQQLIPQLQEVLETTSGLEIDGNDGTTTFLEMGLDSLSLTQVAMALKKKFKVKITFRHLLEDYPNLDTLSDFVLRSLPPDAFPAPASIAATPVEVVSTPASPAVPAPAAETLVANPISISTHPPAMSNFVGQPHPANGNQNNGIVLPSLSPEMAGTMQSVVAQQLQIMAQQLQLLSQTGGTISPAIAAPVVQTVAPPAPPAAPPTQPAPAAAPIKAEVVTVTEAEEPKPRKNFGPGAKIEKSVTAALTSEQQKALDRIIARYIARTQESKRQTQEHRKYLADPRTVSGFTPLFKEMVYPIVTDRASGSKLWDVDGNEYVDITNGFGLNFFGWSPDFVTEAVKAQLDKGIEIGPQTPLAGKVAKLVAEFTGMERVAFCNTGSEAVMATLRLARTVTGRDLVATFAGDYHGTFDEVLYRQGPKLKTLPAAPGILPCMFENLLVLDYNTPESLQILRDRADDLAAILVEPVRSRDPNLQPKEFLQDLRTLTEQSGTAYIFDEVVTGFRVHPGGAQAYFNIQADMATYGKVVGGGLPIGIVAGKAEYMDALDGGFWQYGDNSIPEVGVTFFAGTFVRHPMALAAAEAVLYKLKVGGPELQRSLADKVSKFATHLNQYFKQIEAPIEIAHFSSYFYINYPHESPYASLIFYLLREKGVHVWDHRPCFFTLSHSDADIEFVIRAFKDTVAEMQMIGFLPQPKNVANGNNGGFDRNRPPQPGARLGRDPEGNPAWYIPDLDNPGKYLQLGGVS